A stretch of Arachis hypogaea cultivar Tifrunner chromosome 15, arahy.Tifrunner.gnm2.J5K5, whole genome shotgun sequence DNA encodes these proteins:
- the LOC112747023 gene encoding LOW QUALITY PROTEIN: uncharacterized protein (The sequence of the model RefSeq protein was modified relative to this genomic sequence to represent the inferred CDS: substituted 2 bases at 2 genomic stop codons): protein MASKALLIFCLFLSFILTVLDSNPWRETSKPVYVLTQKENQLWTMKTRRNRSEVERELGLLFSKGGNWRSGLGNQSKQARGGTKFQMLVEDIREGVLEFEDENEAVKYCDLLQGGGQGCEGVAEIEASSVKKTNKLLFSICATXITSKPXRPQCLFRRGRTPPLPESLQLNLRARKRSLEDQADSI from the exons ATGGCAAGTAAAgcattattaatattttgtttgttCCTTTCGTTCATTTTAACAGTATTAGATTCCAACCCTTGGAGAGAAACTTCAAAGCCTGTTTATGTACTAACGCAAAAGGAAAATCAATTGTGGACAATGAAAACCCGAAGAAATAGAAG TGAGGTTGAGAGAGAGCTTGGCTTATTATTTTCCAAAGGAGGCAACTGGAGATCTGGACTTGGGAATCAGTCCAAACAAGCAAGGGGAGGAACAAAGTTTCAAATGCTTGTGGAAGATATTAGAGAGGGAGTGCTG GAATTTGAAGATGAAAATGAAGCAGTAAAGTACTGTGACTTGCTACAAGGAGGTGGTCAAGGTTGTGAGGGTGTTGCTGAGATAGAAGCCTCATCGGTAAAGAAAACTAACAAATTGTTATTTTCCATCTGTGCTACTTAAATAACTTCCAAACCATAACGTCCGCAATGTCTATTCCGCAGAGGGAGGACACCTCCACTACCCGAAAGCCTTCAGCTCAATCTGCGAGCTCGGAAACGGTCACTTGAAGACCAGGCTGACTCGATATGA